Below is a window of bacterium DNA.
CAGCTACCACCGCCGGGAGTTCTATTACCCCCTGTCGGTGGTGGCGGCCGGCGAGGGCGCCGGGATCTTCGGCGTGCCCGTGGAGTGGGAATTCCTGCCCCAGCCCGAGCCGGAACACCAAGGGAGTTGACGCGCATGTCCGTAGATGTCGGAACTTCGGGAATCGACGTCGAGGCGATCATGGCCGAGATCCGCGAGCGGATCGCGGCCCGCAGGGCCTCGGGGGAGTACGAAGCCTACAACCTCGCCGCCGCCCGGGCGCTGGAGATGGACAACATCCGTCTCGACCACGAGAACCTGGTCTCCTGCCTCCCCGACCTCTGGCGGGCCTCCAACGTCGACCTCGGCGATTTCCCCATCCCGGTCAAGACCCCGGTCCTGGGGGCGGCGGCGGTGCTCCTGAAAAAGATCATCTGGAAGCTGCTCAAGTTCTACACCTTCCGCCTCTTCTCCCAGCAGAAGGAGTTCAACGCCCGCTCCACCGTCCTCATCCAGGCGATGGTTTTGCGCTACGAGCAGAAGCTGGCCGCGCTGGAGGCGGAGATCGCGCGTTTGCGGGAGGAGGGGGCGAGCGGATGCCCGGGCCCCTCTCGATAGGTTTCGTCTGTCCCCGCTACCGGGCCCGGGCGGCCGGGGGGGCGGAAAGCCTGGTCCGGGGCTGGGCCGAGCGCCTGGCGGCCCGGGGGCACTCCTGCGAGGTGCTCACCTCCCGGGCCCGGGACACGGTCACCTGGGCCAACGAGCTCCCGGGGGGGACGGAGACCCTCGACGGGGTGACGGTCCGCCGCTTCGACCTGGTCTACTCCCCCCCGCCGCCGGGGAAGTGCCCGGCGCCGGCGAACCTCCTGGTCAACCCCGACAGCCCGGACCTGACCGAGTTCATCGCCCGCCACCGGGAGCGCTACGACTGCCTCGTCTTCGCCCCCTACCTCTTCGGCCCCACCACCCACGGGATCGCCGCCGCCGGCGGACGCTCCATCCTCGTCCCCTGCCTGCACGACGAACCCGGGGCCTACCTGCCCGGCGTCCGCGAACTCTTCCGCCGGGCGGGCGCGGTCTTCTTCAACAGCGAACCGGAAAAAGCCTTCGCCGCCTCCCTGGTCCCCTTCGACCCCGAACGCTCCCCGGTCGTGGGGCTGGGGGTGGAGCCGCCGGCGACGATCTCCGGCGACGGGTTGCGGGAGCGCCACGGGATCGAGCGGCCGTTCGTCCTCTATGCCGGCCGCCGGGAGTCGGGCAAGGGGATCCCCCTGCTCATGGAGTACTTCCGGATCTTCCGGGCCCACCGCCGCCGCGACCTCCTCCTGGCCCTGGTCGGGTCCGGGGAGGTGGAGATCCCGCCCGCCGACCGGGAGTTCGTCCGGGACCTGGGCTACCTCCCCGAGGAGGAGAAGTGGGGGGCCTACGCGGCGGCCGAGGTCTTCTGCCACCCCTCCACCTACGAGAGTTTCTCCATCGTCCTCCTGGAGGCCTGGGCGGCGGGGACCCCGGCCCTGGTCAACGGCCGCTGCCCCGTGACCCTCGACCACTGCCGCCGCTCGGGCGGGGGCCTCTATTTCCGGGATTATTTCGAGTTCGAGCAGGCCCTCCTCTACCTGCTCGAACGCCCCGAAACCGCCGGGCGGATGGGGGCCGCCGGACGGGAGTACGTCCGGGCCCGCTACCGCTGGGAGCCCCTCCTGGAGAAACTGGAGGCCGCGCTGCGGGAGTTCGTCGACCGGCGGCGGGGAGGCGGGAAATGAGCGCGGTCCGGCCGCCCATCCACCAGGTCCTGGCCGGCCTCATGCCCGGGGACGGCATCAGCAACCACGCCCTGCTCCTGCGCCGGACCTTCCGGGAGTGGGGCCACGAGTCCGAGATCTTCGT
It encodes the following:
- a CDS encoding glycosyltransferase family 4 protein yields the protein MPGPLSIGFVCPRYRARAAGGAESLVRGWAERLAARGHSCEVLTSRARDTVTWANELPGGTETLDGVTVRRFDLVYSPPPPGKCPAPANLLVNPDSPDLTEFIARHRERYDCLVFAPYLFGPTTHGIAAAGGRSILVPCLHDEPGAYLPGVRELFRRAGAVFFNSEPEKAFAASLVPFDPERSPVVGLGVEPPATISGDGLRERHGIERPFVLYAGRRESGKGIPLLMEYFRIFRAHRRRDLLLALVGSGEVEIPPADREFVRDLGYLPEEEKWGAYAAAEVFCHPSTYESFSIVLLEAWAAGTPALVNGRCPVTLDHCRRSGGGLYFRDYFEFEQALLYLLERPETAGRMGAAGREYVRARYRWEPLLEKLEAALREFVDRRRGGGK